The genomic interval CGACGAGTGGGTGGGCAAGGTGCCGTGCAACGGCGATGGGACGCTCATCGGCATCTACATGACGGCCCTTTCGGTACACTACATCCGCTCTCCGGTGCCGGGCAGCGTCTCGAGCATCGTGCCGCGGCCGGCGGTTCACGAGAACCTGCACCAGACGCGGACCTTCGTGCGCCTGCTCTGGGACATGAAGCCCTACGAGGAGGGGAGCCGCTACATCACGGAGAACGCGCGCAACACGATCGCCATCGACGGAGAGGTTCCGTGCGTGATCGTGCAGATCGCGGACCGTTACGTGAAAGAGTGCGACGCCTACGTCACGCCGGGCGAAGCCGTCTCCGCCGGGCAGAAGATCGGCATGATCCGGATGGGGTCCCAGTGCGACCTCTTCGTGCCGGACAGCGCGAACGTGAAGCTCGACTGCACACCGGGCGCGCGCGTCGTCGCGGGCGAGACGATCCTCGGGACTTACTAACAAGGGGGGCCTTAGCCCCCCGAGTATGGGGTGGCGTACCGGTCAAGGGCAGACGTGTGCGCAGAGCCAGGGGGCTGGCTGAGAGTGCGGGCAGGGAAGAGGGCGACAGGGAGAAGCGAACGACGAGCTGTCTTGAATCGAGTATCCGCGTTCGAGACGCATAGGTGGAAATCCATCGGCGGGCCGCAATCGCAGCTTCGGAGTGCATCGAGCAGCGAAGCAGCTCGAACCTCGAAGCGGGGGGCACGCGGTCACCGCCTTTGGACAGCTTTCGCTCGGCAGTCTTGATGACGCCCGGGGCGCGAGAGGCGCCCAGAGTGTTGTCTACGCGTCCGGGACTGGACGCCGGTGGGCGGGGTCGTAGCGGGAGCAGTCGCGCCAGATCGCGTACATGATGCCTGCAAGGCGTCGCGCGAGGGCGGTCATGGCGATCATCTTGCCACGTCGCTTTTCTACTTCGTCGGCCCAGAGCGCCAGCGGAGCGGCCTTCTGGGTGCGCCGGAAGCTCCACGCCGCCTGGGCGAGGGCCCAGCGAACTCGTGGCGGCCCAGCCTTGGTGATTGAAGTGCGTCTCTTGCGCTCGGAGCTGGAGTTTTCTCCAGGAACGAGGCCCAGGTAACACTGCAGCGAGTGAGCATCGGGAAAGCGCTCGATCCGATCGACGGCCGCGACGAACCGGAGCGCCGTGACGGGACCCACGCCGGGAATGGTCATGAGGCGCTGGCAAACCGGATGCTCGCTCACCAGAAGCTTGAGCTGCGCATCGGCCTGAGCAATTCGGTCGTTGAGCACTTCGATGACCTGAAGCTGATGCTCGATGAAGTCGGGCAATCCGTGGGGGCTGGCTAGAGCAGCAGCGCGCAGTCTCCGCACGAACGTGTCGGACGAGCGCGAGGAACTGGTGAGCAGATTGCAACGCATCCAGCTGCGCGTCGAGTTGATCAGCTGCGTCCTGGCAGTGACGAGCGACTCGCGAGCAGTGCACGTTGCTTTCCAAGAGCGAGAGATCGCGCTCGGGATGTGGACGGAAGGTAGATCGACACGTGACGAAACTTCGCTGAGTACTCGAGCATCGCGGCGATCGGTCTTGACGCCGTGAGCTCCGACTCCGAGCGCCGGCACCAGTGTCGCCGGGACGACCCGGACTTCGTGCCCGAGCTCGAGGGCCGCGTCGGCAACTTTGAACGCTTCGCTCGACGTCTCTAGGATGACCCGACCTCGCGGACGCTTCTTGAGATAAGCGTCCAGTCGCCGGGTTCCCCAGCGAAGCTCCTCGATAATTGTGCCGTCGGCTGACCGAACGCAGATCTGAGATTCCTTGCC from Candidatus Eisenbacteria bacterium carries:
- a CDS encoding IS110 family transposase; protein product: MDHIAIDLGGKESQICVRSADGTIIEELRWGTRRLDAYLKKRPRGRVILETSSEAFKVADAALELGHEVRVVPATLVPALGVGAHGVKTDRRDARVLSEVSSRVDLPSVHIPSAISRSWKATCTARESLVTARTQLINSTRSWMRCNLLTSSSRSSDTFVRRLRAAALASPHGLPDFIEHQLQVIEVLNDRIAQADAQLKLLVSEHPVCQRLMTIPGVGPVTALRFVAAVDRIERFPDAHSLQCYLGLVPGENSSSERKRRTSITKAGPPRVRWALAQAAWSFRRTQKAAPLALWADEVEKRRGKMIAMTALARRLAGIMYAIWRDCSRYDPAHRRPVPDA
- a CDS encoding phosphatidylserine decarboxylase, with the translated sequence DEWVGKVPCNGDGTLIGIYMTALSVHYIRSPVPGSVSSIVPRPAVHENLHQTRTFVRLLWDMKPYEEGSRYITENARNTIAIDGEVPCVIVQIADRYVKECDAYVTPGEAVSAGQKIGMIRMGSQCDLFVPDSANVKLDCTPGARVVAGETILGTY